ACAATTGCTTAGGGTTTGGAACCATAATCAAATGTAGTTGCTTGTAGGAGCCGCAGCAGTATAGATTGGCATAAAGACGGCAAATTTAGTGTTTTCCATAATCAGGAATACATTTCAGGAAAACGTGCAATAAGACTGGTTTCTATTCTTTTTAATTGGGGGAAGAAACCAATGGTGTTTTCGTTTTCGGTCAAGGTAATCAAATCGTCGGGGAAGATCGCTATTTCTGAATCTCAAAAATTCAGACAGCAGATTAAAAATGTGGTTGAGACTAAGCCTAATGTTTTAGTGATCGACCTAAAAGAAGTAACTTTCCTCGATAGCATTGGCTTGGGGGTGCTGGTATTTGCTTTG
The sequence above is a segment of the Pseudanabaena sp. PCC 7367 genome. Coding sequences within it:
- a CDS encoding STAS domain-containing protein produces the protein MVFSFSVKVIKSSGKIAISESQKFRQQIKNVVETKPNVLVIDLKEVTFLDSIGLGVLVFALNTMRALGNRLVLLAPSEAVRLTLDVSNMTSMFQIYDDYEDLK